In Flavobacterium gelatinilyticum, a genomic segment contains:
- a CDS encoding NAD(P)/FAD-dependent oxidoreductase — translation MKKVSIIGGGIIGLTSAYYLAKEGYEVVVFDKSDMNDGCSYGNAGMIVPSHIIPLAQPGMIAQGIKWMFNSQSPFYVKPRLNTTLMKWGMQFYKHANLSHVQKAMPALCDLSLLSKELYQDFARESSSFFYEEKGLLMLYKTDKTGEEIHHEGKLAEELGLKVDFLSKEEVSNLEKGTATNVIGGVHYKSDAHVYPQKFMQFIKEELQKLDVKIYSHTTVTNFVLKNNAVAEIVTDKGSFTTDEVVLAAGSWSPEIAGKLNINISILPGKGYSFTLKDQDHKPSIPSILCEGKVAVTPMNRDIRFGGTMEITHTNDTKINQNRVQGIVNSINDFYPELKIEMPEEKDIWYGFRPCTPSGMPIIARDKKLKNLTLVTGHAMMGLSLAPATGKIVSEIISEKPTSVKTEMFQF, via the coding sequence ATGAAAAAAGTAAGTATAATTGGCGGCGGTATAATAGGGTTAACTTCGGCCTATTATTTAGCTAAAGAAGGTTATGAAGTAGTTGTTTTTGATAAATCAGATATGAATGACGGCTGTTCGTACGGAAACGCCGGAATGATTGTTCCCTCGCACATTATCCCGCTTGCACAGCCTGGTATGATTGCTCAGGGTATAAAATGGATGTTTAACAGCCAGAGTCCGTTTTATGTAAAACCCAGATTAAACACCACTTTAATGAAATGGGGAATGCAGTTTTATAAACATGCCAATTTAAGCCATGTCCAGAAAGCAATGCCGGCTCTTTGCGATTTATCTCTTTTGAGCAAAGAACTTTATCAGGATTTTGCCAGAGAAAGCAGTTCATTTTTCTATGAAGAAAAAGGCCTGCTGATGCTTTATAAAACAGATAAAACAGGTGAAGAAATTCATCACGAAGGAAAACTGGCAGAAGAGCTGGGTTTAAAAGTCGATTTTCTCTCAAAAGAAGAAGTTTCAAACTTAGAAAAAGGCACCGCAACAAATGTAATAGGAGGCGTTCATTACAAAAGTGATGCACATGTGTATCCGCAGAAATTTATGCAGTTTATAAAAGAAGAGCTGCAGAAACTCGATGTAAAAATCTATTCACATACTACTGTAACCAATTTTGTTCTAAAAAACAATGCCGTTGCCGAAATTGTAACCGACAAAGGTTCTTTTACCACAGATGAGGTTGTTCTGGCTGCAGGATCATGGAGCCCTGAAATAGCCGGAAAATTAAATATTAATATTTCGATTCTGCCCGGAAAAGGATATAGCTTTACCTTAAAAGACCAGGATCACAAACCTTCGATTCCGTCTATTTTGTGCGAAGGAAAAGTGGCAGTAACTCCTATGAACCGTGATATCCGTTTTGGAGGCACCATGGAGATTACGCATACAAACGACACAAAAATAAACCAGAACAGAGTACAGGGAATTGTAAATTCAATTAACGATTTTTATCCGGAATTAAAAATAGAAATGCCGGAAGAAAAAGACATTTGGTACGGTTTCAGGCCTTGTACGCCTTCTGGAATGCCTATAATTGCGCGGGACAAAAAACTTAAAAACCTGACTTTGGTTACAGGACATGCCATGATGGGATTAAGTCTGGCTCCGGCAACCGGAAAAATAGTATCCGAGATTATTTCTGAAAAACCAACTTCGGTAAAAACTGAAATGTTTCAATTCTAG
- a CDS encoding 4-hydroxyproline epimerase, giving the protein MPRKTFFCVDAHTCGNPVRVVAGGGPNLAGNNMSEKRQHFLSEYDWIRKGLMFEPRGHDMMSGSILYPPNDPENDFGILFIETSGCLPMCGHGTIGTITIAIEEGLVVPKTPGKIKMEAPAGLVKIEYQQTGKKVDWVRLTNVKSYLAAESLTVECPELGEIVFDVAYGGNYYAIVDPQQNFSGIQDFTAGKIVQYSQEVRKRINEKYPNLFIHPENDTIRDVSHMLWTGDPLDPASSGRNAVFYGDKAIDRSPCGTGTSARIAQLHAKGKLKKGEDFIHESFIGSKFIGRVEEETSIGDIKAIVPSIQGWAKVYGYNTIIIDEDDDPYAYGFQVI; this is encoded by the coding sequence ATGCCAAGAAAAACCTTTTTTTGCGTTGATGCCCATACCTGCGGCAATCCGGTGCGGGTAGTTGCCGGAGGCGGACCCAATTTAGCTGGAAACAATATGAGCGAAAAACGCCAGCATTTTTTAAGCGAGTACGACTGGATCCGAAAAGGCCTGATGTTCGAACCCAGAGGCCATGATATGATGAGTGGCAGTATTTTATATCCGCCAAACGATCCCGAAAATGATTTTGGAATTCTGTTTATCGAAACTTCGGGCTGTCTGCCTATGTGCGGCCACGGAACCATCGGAACCATAACAATTGCAATAGAAGAAGGTTTGGTAGTACCTAAAACTCCGGGAAAAATAAAAATGGAAGCCCCTGCCGGTTTGGTTAAAATTGAATATCAGCAGACAGGAAAAAAGGTAGACTGGGTGCGCCTTACCAATGTAAAATCCTATCTGGCAGCAGAAAGTCTTACCGTTGAATGTCCGGAACTGGGAGAAATTGTGTTTGATGTGGCATACGGAGGAAATTATTATGCGATAGTCGATCCACAGCAAAACTTTTCCGGTATTCAGGATTTTACAGCCGGAAAAATCGTCCAGTACAGCCAGGAAGTCCGCAAACGCATCAACGAGAAATATCCAAATTTATTTATCCATCCGGAAAATGATACGATCAGAGATGTAAGCCACATGCTCTGGACAGGCGATCCGCTCGATCCTGCTTCATCAGGAAGAAATGCTGTTTTTTACGGCGATAAAGCAATAGACAGATCACCTTGCGGTACCGGAACCTCGGCGAGAATTGCACAGCTTCATGCCAAAGGAAAACTCAAAAAAGGAGAAGACTTCATTCACGAAAGTTTCATAGGAAGTAAATTTATTGGAAGGGTAGAAGAAGAAACTTCTATTGGAGACATAAAAGCAATCGTTCCGAGTATTCAGGGCTGGGCAAAAGTATACGGCTACAATACCATCATTATTGACGAAGATGATGATCCGTATGCATATGGCTTTCAGGTTATTTAA
- a CDS encoding APC family permease, with product MTENNQEEFKKELGLLDGTMLVVGSMIGSGIFIVSADIARQVGSTGWLIAIWLLSGIITMIAAVSYGELSAMFPNAGGQYVYLKEAYNKLIAFLYGWSFFAVIQTGTIAAVGVAFSKFAAYLIPAVSDENILYEIGSFKLNVAQLVSIVTITFLTYLNTRGVKNSKTLQTILTIIKILSISGLIIFGFTLAAKASVWNANWTDAWTPRAFNTETGSWFPIGGTALITGISAAMVGTLFSSDSWTGVTFIAGEIKNPKRNVGLSMFLGTFIVTVIYVLTNVMYVAVIPLNEIAAAKSDRVAVVASQYIFGDIGTLIIALMIMISTFACNNGLIMAGARVYYTMANDGLFFKKAAKLNHASVPEWALWAQCLWASVLCLTGKYGDLLDFVIIIVLIFYILTICGIIILRKKMPNAVRPYKAVGYPFLPVLYIIIATAVCISLLFAKFSTCGWGVLIMLIGIPVYYAIERKK from the coding sequence ATGACAGAAAACAACCAGGAAGAATTTAAAAAAGAACTCGGATTACTAGACGGCACTATGCTCGTCGTAGGATCGATGATAGGATCCGGAATATTTATTGTAAGCGCCGATATCGCCAGACAGGTTGGTTCTACGGGATGGCTGATTGCAATATGGCTGCTTTCGGGAATTATTACCATGATAGCTGCCGTAAGTTATGGTGAATTAAGTGCCATGTTTCCTAATGCAGGAGGGCAATATGTATATTTAAAAGAAGCATATAATAAACTTATTGCCTTTTTATACGGATGGAGCTTTTTTGCCGTAATTCAAACCGGAACTATTGCGGCAGTTGGGGTAGCATTTTCAAAATTTGCTGCCTATTTGATTCCGGCGGTCAGCGACGAAAACATACTGTACGAAATAGGAAGCTTTAAACTCAATGTAGCACAGCTTGTTTCTATTGTAACCATCACCTTTCTTACCTATCTGAATACACGCGGCGTAAAAAACAGTAAGACACTGCAAACGATCTTAACCATCATTAAAATCCTGTCTATTTCGGGATTGATTATTTTCGGATTTACACTGGCAGCTAAAGCTTCGGTTTGGAATGCCAACTGGACCGATGCCTGGACACCCCGTGCTTTTAATACCGAAACAGGTTCATGGTTTCCAATAGGAGGAACAGCCCTGATTACAGGAATTTCGGCCGCTATGGTTGGAACTTTATTTTCCAGCGATTCCTGGACAGGCGTTACTTTTATTGCAGGAGAAATTAAAAATCCAAAACGCAATGTAGGTTTGAGTATGTTCCTGGGAACTTTTATTGTAACCGTAATTTATGTTTTGACAAACGTAATGTATGTTGCCGTGATTCCGCTTAACGAAATCGCCGCTGCAAAGTCAGACCGCGTTGCCGTTGTGGCTTCTCAGTATATCTTTGGCGACATCGGAACCCTGATCATCGCCCTTATGATTATGATTTCGACATTTGCCTGTAACAACGGTTTAATTATGGCAGGAGCGAGGGTTTATTATACAATGGCAAACGATGGTCTTTTCTTTAAAAAAGCAGCAAAACTCAATCATGCCAGCGTTCCGGAATGGGCGCTTTGGGCACAGTGTTTATGGGCTTCTGTACTTTGTCTGACAGGAAAATACGGTGATTTGTTAGACTTTGTAATTATCATCGTTCTTATTTTCTACATTCTGACCATTTGCGGCATCATCATTCTTCGAAAAAAAATGCCCAATGCTGTACGTCCTTACAAAGCAGTTGGTTATCCTTTTCTGCCGGTATTGTATATTATAATTGCCACAGCGGTCTGCATATCCTTACTGTTTGCTAAATTCTCAACCTGCGGATGGGGCGTTTTAATTATGCTTATTGGAATTCCGGTGTACTATGCAATTGAACGAAAAAAATAA
- a CDS encoding aldehyde dehydrogenase (NADP(+)), giving the protein MTTGKNYIGESLSAKGTNTFRTINPELNLENETVFNEASEEEISQAVTLAEEAFKIYGSVSDVKKAEFLEAIAEEIESLGEDLIKTYMQESGLPAGRANGEQARTTGQLRAFAAMLREGSWVEAIINKTEGKPDIRRFQIPLGPVVVFGASNFPLAFSTAGGDTASALAAGCPVIVKSHPLHAGTGELAASAIIKAAKRTGMPNGVFSNLNSKDTVVGKILAEHPSVKAIGFTGSIKGGTALCKIAANRPVPIPVYAEMGSINPVLILPSVLQNEPEKWAKNYAVSITAGTGQFCTNPGLILGINSAELENFITILALETDKIEPACMLHPSIKNQYESLKAEVLGQEGFTKNTAVEKETKPNYAQQSIITVNGDTFLKNRTFHKEVFGPFSVVVKCDDIKQLNEIILDLEGQLTGTVLSTDLTEYEAFKEVIENLKNKVGRLIYNNVPTGVEVCSGMTHGGPFPASSDSKFTSVGITAVKRWVRPVTFQDWPNDLLPAALQDSNPLQINRTVNDILTKNPI; this is encoded by the coding sequence ATGACTACAGGAAAAAATTATATTGGAGAATCCCTTTCCGCAAAAGGTACAAACACATTCAGAACCATTAACCCGGAACTGAATCTGGAAAATGAAACTGTTTTTAATGAAGCTTCGGAAGAAGAGATTTCCCAAGCTGTAACGCTGGCAGAAGAAGCCTTCAAAATTTACGGTTCTGTTTCAGATGTAAAAAAAGCCGAATTCTTAGAAGCTATTGCAGAAGAAATAGAATCCCTGGGCGAAGACCTGATTAAAACCTACATGCAGGAATCAGGTCTTCCTGCCGGAAGGGCAAACGGCGAGCAAGCCCGTACAACCGGACAATTAAGAGCCTTTGCCGCAATGCTGCGAGAAGGCTCCTGGGTAGAAGCGATCATCAACAAAACCGAAGGCAAACCGGATATCAGAAGATTCCAGATTCCGCTGGGACCAGTTGTTGTATTTGGCGCCAGTAATTTCCCTCTTGCTTTTTCAACAGCCGGAGGAGATACTGCAAGCGCCCTTGCTGCAGGATGTCCTGTTATTGTAAAATCGCATCCGCTTCATGCCGGAACAGGAGAATTAGCTGCTTCTGCCATTATCAAGGCTGCCAAAAGAACCGGAATGCCCAACGGTGTTTTTTCTAACCTAAACAGTAAAGACACTGTAGTTGGAAAAATATTGGCAGAGCATCCGTCAGTCAAAGCAATTGGTTTTACCGGCAGCATAAAAGGCGGTACAGCACTTTGTAAAATTGCCGCAAACAGACCCGTTCCCATTCCCGTTTATGCCGAAATGGGAAGTATTAATCCCGTACTTATTTTACCATCGGTTTTACAGAATGAACCCGAAAAATGGGCTAAAAATTACGCCGTATCGATCACAGCTGGTACAGGACAATTTTGTACCAATCCGGGACTTATTTTAGGAATAAACAGTGCGGAATTAGAGAATTTTATTACTATTTTAGCTTTAGAGACCGATAAAATAGAGCCAGCCTGCATGCTGCACCCGTCTATTAAAAATCAGTACGAAAGTCTCAAAGCAGAAGTTCTTGGACAGGAGGGATTTACGAAAAACACAGCCGTAGAGAAAGAGACAAAACCTAATTATGCACAGCAGAGTATTATAACGGTAAACGGCGATACTTTTTTAAAAAACAGAACTTTTCACAAGGAAGTTTTCGGACCTTTTTCTGTTGTAGTCAAATGCGATGATATCAAACAGCTTAATGAAATTATTCTGGATCTGGAAGGACAGCTTACAGGAACCGTTTTGAGTACTGATTTAACAGAGTATGAAGCTTTTAAAGAAGTAATCGAAAATCTGAAAAACAAAGTAGGAAGATTGATTTACAACAATGTCCCTACAGGCGTTGAGGTATGCTCGGGCATGACGCACGGCGGACCGTTTCCTGCCAGTTCAGACAGTAAATTTACATCGGTAGGTATAACAGCTGTAAAAAGATGGGTTCGTCCCGTTACTTTTCAGGACTGGCCAAATGACCTGCTTCCGGCTGCGTTACAAGATTCAAATCCGCTGCAGATAAACAGAACAGTAAACGACATATTAACCAAAAATCCTATTTAG